GTGTAAACAAGAGTGGGCGCATTTAGATATGAAAGGAAGTAATAAAGGCGAATCGCGGTGGTGGTATATAGTGTTTAATACATCGAAAATGCTTAATAAAAGGTTACTTAACTGTCCCTAATGAGGAGAACATTCACGTTGAAAGAGGCGCTGAATTATTTATGCAACATTACAaagctgagatttttttcttgtcctctctccctctctctcccctctcacacacatacataacagaAAAGCCACATGGCAATACGGCTGCCCAGAGTATACCGCAGCTATAAAATTTATGGTGGGTGTAATTACCAATGCCGAGTCGTAAATCCGCCTCAATTGTGCCATTTCAAAGGCTTCTCTCCTATCGTAGCAGGGGCTGGTTTGGAGATGAGGgcaaaataaagagagagagagagagaggaggaaagagagagcatgagagtgagtaagacagacacacaagttGCCTACCGGTGCTGACGTGAATTTTCTTCATCCAGGGGTATACTACGGGTTGCTTTGCGGAGACTGTGCTGTTTGGATGCTCCGGTGCAGCTTGGTTGCAGGCGGAGGACGCGGTCGATGGGGTAGAAGGGGATGTGGGTAACGGTGGGGGCTCACAAGGAGCTGGTTGCCCTTTCCCAGCAAGAAGGTGCCCAGAATGGGGTAGCCCATGCCCTCGTTGGGTGTCAGGCTCAGGGATGCTTGCACAGTTATACTGGCGCTCCTGGTATGTCGCTCGCGGAGGATACAACTCCTGGTGATGATGTTGGTAGCCAGTGTCCCTCGTGCGGCTGTAATATTCGGGGCTGTGGTCTGGGATGTAGTTATTTTGCGAATATTCCTCGCATGGAGGAAATTTCGGATCGATGTAGTTAGAGTCCATCAAATACGAGCTCATGATCATTAATTTCTGGAgtggaaaataatttttctaGCTTTGTCGTTTTTCTGCTCCATAAAGCCCTCCTACTAGCGAGCGACCCTGTAAAGTTACTTTTACCACGTGACACAGCGGCCCAATAGCAGCGCGAGAGGTAGTCCCCGGATAAGGAACCAAGGCTTCCGAGCGTACCCTCTCTTCTCGCCATCGTGTGCGTAATTGTGTGCGAGTGTATGCGtgtaggcctgtgtgtgtgtgtcacacgAAAGTGGGGCACCCACACTTTTGTAATTGGGTTAAGATAATGATTTAGAAATGTATTCAAGAAAAATGGATGTAAGGTGATCCAATCTGGTCTGCTACGATGGGCAGGCGGGCAACTGTGCATGCTTGACTTGGGCAGGTACAGGTAACTCAACTCAGGAAACTGTCggaaaaagaaacaagagtGACTTGATTGCAATATACTTATGATTAGATTAATCACTTTCACCATTTGACATCAGAATGAACAGCGTTGCACGTTGGTTTTTAAAGGAGGAAACACAAAGATTATTCTGAAGAGGGTCTAGAAAAAAATATGGACGTGAAGACAATAATGATTTAAGAATAAAATGTCGTGTGACTTACTTTATCTTATTTGGGGCCCGATTCAGCCTAACGCTGAAGGCTGACTTTGAGAAAGTATGACTTTTTTATTACTTGCACAACAGCTGTCGTCAATCAGAAATATTGCACAAAATTACCAAAACAGTAACAAATTGGCTGATCAGAGCTGAGCACTCACAGTTCTGCTGTTAGATCGAATCAGGCCTTCACTTtgaaaaccaacaaaaattTCGGAGTTTACATTTCGGCACATCTGAGCGATTGTGTCggaaaaaattaaaactttcctATAGGTAACGCAATTCTTTTTGAAATGATGGCAGCACACAACACttgaactgatttatttttacctcACATTGAAATGGTTGATCAGACTCATCCAACTTCGCACAAGTTTACACAAGGTTTTTTCCAGATCCGGATTAATGACCATATAGTGATTCAACGGGGGTAAATTTCTGTGAAAACCCAGCGTTATTATTATGTCATTGTTATGATTATCAGTACTATTAATATTAGTTTATTAGGCCTTGTCAAAACACTGGTTTGGTTGAAGAGAATGACATCAAGACAATTCttccaaaactgaaatgtcaCCCTAACACCAGATATTTTAAGAACGCCAGTGTTGCGACATTACATCATTTGGAAAAAGAATAACACTTTCCCAGTTCAAAACCGTTCCCACACTTATGTCATCGCAATATAAatatcgaaaaaaaaaaaaaattcaacaaacgTTTGTGGCTGCATTGCCTAGAAGCGCGTTGAGAAGCCATATGAATGCTTTTAAACAGGTagaatttgttattttaatatatttctcGTCCCTATCCTGATTCGACATAACTCTTTTAA
This portion of the Megalops cyprinoides isolate fMegCyp1 chromosome 7, fMegCyp1.pri, whole genome shotgun sequence genome encodes:
- the LOC118780488 gene encoding homeobox protein Hox-C4a produces the protein MIMSSYLMDSNYIDPKFPPCEEYSQNNYIPDHSPEYYSRTRDTGYQHHHQELYPPRATYQERQYNCASIPEPDTQRGHGLPHSGHLLAGKGQPAPCEPPPLPTSPSTPSTASSACNQAAPEHPNSTVSAKQPVVYPWMKKIHVSTVNASYNGAEPKRSRTAYTRQQVLELEKEFHYNRYLTRRRRIEIAHSLVLSERQIKIWFQNRRMKWKKDHRLPNTKVRSSSTTGASSGSNTTSSAGAVAAVAAASTVAASEELSRVSGADRGEDITRL